A portion of the Microlunatus phosphovorus NM-1 genome contains these proteins:
- the cmk gene encoding (d)CMP kinase — translation MSDEIEPAKAPRRPAPEAERLVIAIDGPSGSGKSSTARGVAKKLGLAYLDTGAMYRAATRLVLDSGVDTGDADAVAALIEAADIASTLEPSDPAIAINGTDVTEAIREPAVSAAVSSVATNLAVRANLIARQRAIIGGTRKGIVAEGRDITTVVAPEAPVRVLLVADPAARVARRQAELGEKATSAEVTDQVIRRDRDDSTVAAFTEAADGVVVVDSTHLSLPEVIDVIVGLARRVSVGHIPAVAPR, via the coding sequence GTGTCTGACGAGATTGAGCCCGCAAAGGCGCCTCGCCGCCCCGCACCTGAGGCCGAGCGGTTGGTGATCGCCATCGACGGACCCAGTGGGTCGGGCAAGTCGAGCACCGCTCGTGGGGTTGCGAAGAAGCTCGGGCTGGCCTACCTGGACACCGGTGCGATGTATCGCGCGGCCACCAGGCTGGTGCTCGACTCCGGTGTCGATACCGGCGACGCCGACGCGGTCGCCGCCCTGATCGAAGCCGCCGACATCGCCAGCACTCTGGAGCCGTCGGATCCGGCAATCGCCATCAACGGCACCGATGTCACCGAGGCGATCCGAGAGCCAGCGGTCTCGGCGGCGGTCAGCTCGGTCGCCACCAATCTGGCGGTCCGGGCAAACCTCATCGCCCGGCAGCGAGCCATCATCGGCGGGACCCGGAAAGGAATCGTCGCGGAGGGTCGGGACATCACCACGGTGGTCGCCCCGGAGGCACCGGTCCGGGTGTTGCTGGTCGCGGATCCGGCGGCCCGGGTGGCCCGTCGGCAGGCCGAGCTGGGGGAGAAAGCGACCAGCGCCGAGGTGACCGACCAGGTGATCCGCCGCGACCGGGACGATTCAACGGTCGCCGCGTTCACCGAGGCTGCGGACGGCGTGGTCGTGGTCGACTCCACCCACCTGAGCCTGCCCGAGGTGATCGACGTGATCGTCGGCCTGGCCCGTCGAGTGTCGGTGGGGCATATCCCGGCGGTCGCACCGCGATGA